Part of the Fusobacterium sp. FSA-380-WT-3A genome is shown below.
TAATCCACCTGAAAATAGTGCCAATGCTCTCACTTTTTTATTTTCCAATGTTATTTTCCAGCCTCTCTAAAAAATTTTTCTGTATTTCTTTGTCCCTCAAATAAAACTCTTTGATTTTTTGGAACTGATACATAAACACATTTACTAATCTCTACTAGACTAGCTTCTTTCATGCTCATTGCCCCACTTAAAAAGTCTATAACTCTTTGAGCAGTTTCACTATCTAACTCCTCTAAATTTAATGTTACTATTTTATTTTCTTTAATATATCTAGCTATTTTTTTACTATCTTCAAAACCTTTTATTCTAGAAACTACATTTTGATAAGAAGTTACATCAACATAGTTTTCTATTCTTCTTTCTTTTCTTTCTTCTACTTTCTCTACCTTTTCTACTTTATAAGTTTCTTTTTCGTTTTCCTCTCTTAAGAAATTTTGATATGGTTCATCTACAACAGATTTTTTAGTTTCTGCTTCAACTTTAGGCTCTTTTATTTCCTCTATTTCAATTTCTGTGTCCTCTTCCATTTGGTTAAGATTTATTTTTTCATCTTTTTCTACTTGTTCATCCTCTTCTAAATCTATTCCAAATCCAAAAAGATTATTAAGTAGTCCTTTATTTTTTTTCATTTTTCCTCCTTATTCATACAACTTACTTCCAATTCTTATTATAGTTGCTCCCTCTTCTAAAGCAATCTTATAATCTCCACTCATACCCATAGAAAGTTCTTTCAAATTGTTATTAAATTTTTCATTAACTTCATCTCTAATTTCTCTTAATTTTCTAAAACTTCCTCTTATTAGATTTTCATCTTCTGTATTAGGAGCCATTGTCATAAGTCCACATATATTTATATTTTTTAATTTTATTAATTCATCCATATCTTTATAAAATTCTTCTAGCTGATATCCCTCTTTAGAATCTTCCCCTGAAAGATTTATTTCGATTAAAACATCTATTTTTCTTCCTAGTTTTTCAGCTCTTTTATCAATCTCTTCTGCTAAAGATAATTTATTTATTGAGTGAATCATATCTATAAAATCAACTATATATTTGACTTTATTTTTTTGTAAATTTCCTATAAAATTCCATTTTATTTTACTTTTTTCTTCTCCAAGTATTTCTAATTTTTCTTCTAATACTTGTACTCTATTTTCTCCAAAAGAAAAAACTCCATTTTCCATAAGTTCTAACATTTTCTCTCTTGTTACAACAGGATATTTTGTTACTGCTACAAGCTTCACTCTTTCAGGATAGATAGAATATTTTTTTATATCCTCTAATACCTCTTGAACATTTTTTGTTACTGAACTCATATTTGTCACCTCTTATACAAATTCCTCAAAAACTTCATTAGCTAAAAAAAGACCTTTTTCTGTTAAAATATACCTAATTTCTCCATTAGATTCTATTTTTTTTAAATATCCATCTTTTAATAGTTTATCATATATTTTATAAAATTTTTTGTCACTACTTTCTAAAATTCCCTCTTTTAAAAGCCTTAATCCCACCAAATGTCTATACTCTTCTTTTTGTTCCTCTGATACTTTCTCTATATCTTCTCTTGGTAATATCCCTTTTTTTATCATCTCATAATACTCTTTAAAATTAGAAAAATTTTTATATCTTATATCTTCAAAATATCCAGAAGCTCCTAATCCAACACCTATATATTCTTGATTTTTCCAATATTTAGTATTATGTCTAGCCTCTTTTCCCTCTCTACAAAAATTAGAAATTTCATAATGGATATAACCTTGCTTCTTACTTTTTTCTATTATCATTTGATACATATCAGCTTCTAAACTATTGTCAGTTTCCTTATATTCACCTTTTAATAATTTTTCATAAAATAGCGTTCCCTCTTCCCAAATAAGTGAATATATGGAAAAATGTTCTGGATTTAATAAAAATAATTTATCTAAATCTTTTTCAACATCATCTATATTTTGTCCTGGCAATGAAAACATTAAATCTAAAGATATATTTTTAAATCCAACTTCTCTAGCCATTTTATAAGTATTTATCCCGTCATCAATGCTATGAATTCTACCTAATTTTTTTAAAAATTCTTCATTAAAAGTTTGAATTCCTATACTAAGTCTATTTATTCCAATTTTTTTTAATCCTTTTAATTTTTCTTCATCAACAGTTTTAGGATTTACCTCTAAAGTTATTTCACTATTTTCATCAAAAGATAACTCTTTTAAAATCTTTTCTATCTCTTCTATTTTTAATATAGAAGGTGTCCCTCCACCAAAATATATTGTATCATATTTTATTTTAGGATATAATTTTATTTCATTTATTAATTCATTTATATATTTTTCTCTTTCAATCTCATTACTTTGAAAAGATAAAAAATCACAATATCCACATTTTCTTATACAAAAAGGAATATGGATATATATTGCATCTATCAAAATTCTCCTCCTACTTTTTTTTATTATACCATACAATAGAATAATATTATATCATATTATTTTCAATTTGTTATTTTTTATTTCAATTATTTTAAGAAAAAAAGTTGGAAAACAAAATTTTCCAACTTTTATTTCTTATATTTTATTTAAAATTTTATAAACTATCTACAAATTTTACAAATCCCTCTTTAACAACCTCTAATTTTTCTTCAGACTTTTCTTTAGAATCTGCTTTTACATAGATATAATATTTAATTTTTGGTTCTGTTCCAGAAGGTCTTACAGTTATCTTAATATCATCCTCTAATATAAATTGTAATACATCAGATTTTGGAAGTTCTATAGTTTTTCTTTCACATTTTTCTAGATTGATTTCTACACGTTTTTCAAAATCTTTTAATGTAAGAACTTTTTTACCTAAAATTTCTGTTATTTCTCTTTCTCTTAATTGTTCCATTATATGAGCAATTTCTTTTGCTCCATCCATTCCTTTTTTAGTAACAGAAACTGTTGATTCTCCATACCATCCATATTTTTCATAGATTTTTTCTATTTCATTAGCTATAGATGTTCCTTGACTAGCATAGTAAGCTCCTATTTCAGCAAGTAAAAGTGAAGCTACAACAGCATCTTTATCTCTTACATGAGTTCCTTTTAAATATCCTATAGACTCTTCAAATCCAAATAGATAAGTTCCATCTAACACTTTATTTTTAAACTCTTCTATTTTTTCTCCAATATATTTAAATCCTGTAAGAGTTCTATAAACTTTTACTCCATAAGCTTTTCCTATCTCATCTAGTATAGGGGTAGAAACTATTGTTGAAACAACTGCTCCATTTGTAGGTAATGGTTTTGTCATTTTTAAAATATATTCCATAAATAACATTCCAATTTGGTTTCCATTTGGATAGAACCA
Proteins encoded:
- a CDS encoding cell division protein SepF, whose translation is MKKNKGLLNNLFGFGIDLEEDEQVEKDEKINLNQMEEDTEIEIEEIKEPKVEAETKKSVVDEPYQNFLREENEKETYKVEKVEKVEERKERRIENYVDVTSYQNVVSRIKGFEDSKKIARYIKENKIVTLNLEELDSETAQRVIDFLSGAMSMKEASLVEISKCVYVSVPKNQRVLFEGQRNTEKFFREAGK
- a CDS encoding YggS family pyridoxal phosphate-dependent enzyme, with amino-acid sequence MSSVTKNVQEVLEDIKKYSIYPERVKLVAVTKYPVVTREKMLELMENGVFSFGENRVQVLEEKLEILGEEKSKIKWNFIGNLQKNKVKYIVDFIDMIHSINKLSLAEEIDKRAEKLGRKIDVLIEINLSGEDSKEGYQLEEFYKDMDELIKLKNINICGLMTMAPNTEDENLIRGSFRKLREIRDEVNEKFNNNLKELSMGMSGDYKIALEEGATIIRIGSKLYE
- the hemW gene encoding radical SAM family heme chaperone HemW encodes the protein MIDAIYIHIPFCIRKCGYCDFLSFQSNEIEREKYINELINEIKLYPKIKYDTIYFGGGTPSILKIEEIEKILKELSFDENSEITLEVNPKTVDEEKLKGLKKIGINRLSIGIQTFNEEFLKKLGRIHSIDDGINTYKMAREVGFKNISLDLMFSLPGQNIDDVEKDLDKLFLLNPEHFSIYSLIWEEGTLFYEKLLKGEYKETDNSLEADMYQMIIEKSKKQGYIHYEISNFCREGKEARHNTKYWKNQEYIGVGLGASGYFEDIRYKNFSNFKEYYEMIKKGILPREDIEKVSEEQKEEYRHLVGLRLLKEGILESSDKKFYKIYDKLLKDGYLKKIESNGEIRYILTEKGLFLANEVFEEFV